From a region of the Tenggerimyces flavus genome:
- the deoC gene encoding deoxyribose-phosphate aldolase: MTVTGSADISDITSSASQLRRFLAGLPGVDQVGAEARAATLSTRSIKTTAKAYALDLAVRMIDLTTLEGQDTPGKVRALSAKAIRPDPADASCPSVAAVCVYPDMVPVAKAAVAGSTVKIASVASGFPSGRTSLDIKLRDTADAVAAGADEIDMVIDRGAFLAGQYGQVFDEIVAIKGACGAAHLKVILETGELATYDNVRRASWLAMLAGADFIKTSTGKIAPAATLPVTLVMLEAVRDFRDAYGRQVGVKPAGGIRTSKDAIRYLVLVNETAGDDWLDPDWFRLGASSLLNDLLMQRTKMRTGTYSGPDYFTLD; encoded by the coding sequence GTGACGGTCACCGGCAGTGCGGACATCTCGGACATCACGTCCTCGGCCTCCCAGCTGCGCCGGTTCCTGGCCGGGTTGCCGGGGGTCGACCAGGTCGGGGCGGAGGCGCGGGCCGCGACGTTGTCGACCCGTTCGATCAAGACGACGGCCAAGGCGTACGCGCTCGATCTCGCGGTCCGGATGATCGACCTCACGACGCTGGAGGGCCAGGACACCCCGGGCAAGGTCCGGGCACTGTCGGCGAAGGCGATCCGGCCCGATCCCGCCGACGCCTCCTGCCCGTCGGTCGCCGCGGTCTGCGTCTACCCGGACATGGTGCCCGTCGCGAAGGCCGCCGTCGCCGGGTCGACGGTGAAGATCGCGAGCGTCGCGAGCGGCTTCCCGTCGGGGCGTACGAGCCTCGACATCAAGCTCCGCGACACCGCCGACGCGGTGGCAGCGGGTGCGGACGAGATCGACATGGTGATCGACCGCGGGGCGTTCCTCGCGGGGCAGTACGGGCAGGTCTTCGACGAGATCGTGGCGATCAAGGGCGCGTGCGGAGCGGCGCACCTGAAGGTGATCCTGGAGACGGGCGAGCTCGCGACGTACGACAACGTCCGCCGCGCGTCCTGGCTCGCGATGCTGGCCGGCGCGGACTTCATCAAGACCTCGACCGGCAAGATCGCGCCGGCCGCGACGCTACCGGTGACGTTGGTGATGCTCGAAGCGGTGCGCGACTTCCGCGACGCGTACGGCCGCCAGGTCGGCGTGAAGCCGGCAGGCGGGATCCGTACGTCGAAGGACGCGATCCGCTACCTCGTGCTGGTCAACGAGACCGCCGGCGACGACTGGCTCGACCCCGACTGGTTCCGCCTCGGCGCGTCCAGCCTGCTGAACGACCTGCTGATGCAGCGCACCAAGATGCGCACCGGCACGTACTCGGGGCCGGACTACTTCACGCTCGACTAG